Proteins from one Gossypium raimondii isolate GPD5lz chromosome 8, ASM2569854v1, whole genome shotgun sequence genomic window:
- the LOC105790961 gene encoding ADP-ribosylation factor 1, which produces MGILFTKLFSSLLGNKEARILVLGLDNAGKTTILYRLQMGEVVSTIPTIGFNVETVQYNNIKFQVWDLGGQTSIRPYWRCYFPNTQAIIYVVDSSDTDRLVIAKEEFHAILEEEELRGAVVLIFANKQDLPGALDAAAVTEALELHKLKSRQWAIFKTSAIKGEGLFEGLDWLSNTLKSGSG; this is translated from the exons ATGGGTATTCTGTTTACAAAATTGTTCTCTTCTCTATTGGGAAACAAGGAGGCTCGGATCCTTGTTCTCGGTCTTGACAATGCTGGCAAAACCACTATTCTTT ATCGGCTTCAAATGGGTGAAGTTGTCTCCACAATTCCAA CAATTGGATTTAATGTCGAAACAGTACAGtacaataacatcaaatttCAAGTTTGGGATTTAG GCGGACAGACAAGTATCAG ACCATATTGGAGATGCTACTTTCCAAATACTCAGGCCATAATATATGTTGTTGATTCAAGTGACACAGATAGGCTGGTGATAGCTAAAGAAGAATTTCATGCAATCTTGGAG GAGGAGGAGCTAAGAGGAGCAGTAGTTCTTATTTTTGCAAATAAGCAG GATCTTCCAGGTGCACTTGATGCTGCTGCAGTGACAGAGGCTTTGGAGTTGCACAAGTTAAAAAGCCGCCAATGGGCTATTTTTAAAACATCGGCAATTAAAGGGGAAGGTCTATTTGAAGGTTTGGACTG GTTGAGTAATACACTTAAATCCGGAAGTGGCTAA